In the genome of Ensifer sp. WSM1721, the window AATATCAATCCATACTTTTGAGCAGAGCAATTTCAATCGGTTAGATCAAAAAATTCTTACGTAAACGTAAGAATATCCGTCACGATTGTGTCACTGAACACCGGAATCTACCGGATGTGCGGCGATATATTCCTCGCTCTGCATCTCGATCAGACGCGAAACCGTCCGATCGAATTCGAAGCCTTCCGTGCCTTTCTTGGCAGTGAGCAGATGCTGCGGCTCGGCGACGGCGGAGGCGAAAAGGCGCGCGCCCTGATCGTAAAGAGCGTCGACGAGAATGATGAATCGCTTCGTCTCATTCCGCAGATGCGGTCCGAGATGCGGCACGTGATCGATGAAGATCGTGCTGTAATGCGTCAGGAGTGCGAGGTAGTCGGCGGCGCCGAGCGGCGCGGCGCAGAGATCGGCGAATGTGAAGCGGGCGCTTCGGCCGGCCGCCGCCGGTATGCGGATCATGCGGCCCTTGCGCCCGATCTCGGCGGAGGCGACCGGCGCCCCGCCCGTCTCCTGGTACCAGGCTCGGTCCATGGCGGCTTCCGTCTCCGGCCCGAGCGGCGACAGCCATACGGGCGTTCCGTCGGTCTTCTGAAGGCGATAGTCCGTATCCGTATCGAGGGAGATTATTTCCGCGTTCGCCTTCAGGAGATCGATGAAGGGCAGAAAGAGGCCGCGATTGAGACCATCGCGGTAGAGATTGTCCGGCTCGACATTGGAGGTCGCGACGAGCACGCAGCCCTTGGCGAACAGCTCGCCGAAAAGCCGCGCCAGGATCATCGCGTCGGCGATATCGGTGACGGTGAACTCGTCGAAACATAAAAGCCGCGCCTCACCGAAAAGCTCGGAGGCGACCGGCGGGATGGGGTCCGCCTGCTTCGTCTCGCCGTTCTTGAGCTTCTGCCGATGCTTGTAAATGCGCTCGTGCACGTCGGCCATGAATTCGTGGAAATGGGCGCGCCGCTTGCGCTGGATCGGCACAGCGTCGAAGAACATGTCCATCAGCATGGTCTTGCCGCGGCCGACGCCGCCGTGGATATAGAGGCCCTTGACCGGCGCGTGATCCTTCTTGCGCGCGGCGAAAAGCCAGCCGAGCGCGTTGGCCTTGCGCGACGGACGGCTGGCGAGCAGTTCCGCCGTCAGATTATCGAGCCTGCGCGCGATTGCAAATTGCGCCGGGTCGCGCTGCCGCTCGCCGGCGGTAACGAGCGCTTCAAGCTTGTGGTGAATGCTGTCGTCGGGGTTGAGCACGATGCGTCCGGGTGTGCCAGGAGGCTTGTTCTGAAGGTGAGACGCAGGCTGCAGGCGGAAGCCCCACCCCGGCTACAGGCCGTTTGAAGGTCCGGCGCGAAGCCGGAGCGGAATCACTCAGCGGCTGAGGCTGACCGGCTGCCCGCCATTTGTCGAGCCGTCGAAGCGCGCATCCGCCGTCTTGTAGAGACGAGCGATCGGATTCCCGCTGCGGTCCTTGAGCACGACCTGCTTTCCGGTCACCTCCCAGGAACCCATGGTCGTCAGCTCGCCGGCGCAACCGCGAGTGCCGCCGCGCGAGCCGCTGCCAAGATTGGTAAGCGTCAGGAACATGTCGCAGGAGCTGCCAGCGCTCGATACGCGCCAGTTGCCGACCATCGATTCCTTCGTCACGTCGAGCGCATTGGTCGCCGCTGCGACCTCCGTACCCGCCGGCGCGCCGGGCGTTGCGGTGCCCGCGGTCGGCGCCGCCGGAAACTGCGATGCACCGGCCGTCGGAGCCGGAAGCTGGCCCGAGGAAACCGAGGGTACGGGCTGCGCCTGTAGGGGGGCGGGGCCGGGAGAAACATCCCGGGAACCGAAACCACCGAAGGACGTCCGCTGGCATCCGGTCAGCGCAAGTACAATCGCCAACCCGGCCGCCGCATGTAAAACCCGCATATCTTCACCCCCGAGATTGTCCGCGAACCATGATGCAACGCGATAATAAAGGCCGAATTACAGCAAATCCACCTTTCAAATCAAGGCGAGCCATTTCACTCTCGTCGGTTATACGATTGAAGATGCCAACCCGACACGGGCTCGCAGGCCGTCGCGCGAGCGCCATCCGGCATCGTTGCGGCGGCCTGCCGCGGCGTTCAGAGCGCGGCGCCGCTCTGCCGGTCGAAGACGTAAACCTGGCTGCGGTCCATCGCCGCCTTGAACAGGGTTCCGTGCCGGGCCGGGTGATCGCCGTCGACGACGGCCGTGATCTGTTCCCCGGCGAATTCGAAGAGGACATGCGTCTGGGCGCCGGTCGGCTCGACGAGCAATGTCCGCCCGACAATGGCGTTACCCTTATCGCCGGCGACGAAATGCTCCGGCCGCAGCCCGATGCGAACCGCCTGCCCGAGCCGCACCTTGCGCTCCGGCGCGATGCGGATCGCCGATCCGTCCCGGAGGCGCACCGCCGGCTCGCCGTCTGCGGCCTCGACTGTCCCGTCGAGCACGTTCATGGCCGGTGAACCGATGAATCCCGCGACGAAGAGGTTGGCGGGCGTACGGTAGAGCTCCAGCGGCGTCCCCACCTGTTCGATACGGCCGCCGTTCAGGACGACGATGCGGTCGGCGAGCGTCATCGCCTCGATCTGGTCGTGGGTGACGTAAATCGAGGTGGTGGCGACCTTCTGGTGTAAGGCCTTGATCTCGGTCCGCATCTGGACCCGGAGCTTGGCATCGAGATTGGACAAAGGTTCGTCGAACAGGAAGACGGCCGGATCGCGGACGATCGCCCGGCCCATGGCGACGCGCTGGCGCTGGCCGCCGGAAAGCTGGCTCGGCTTGCGGTCGAGAAGCTCCGTCAACGCCAGCATGCGCGCCGCCTCGCCCACCCGTTTGTCTATTTCCGGCCTGGGAAGCCCGGAGAGCTTGAGATTGAAGCCCATGTTCTCGGCCACCGTCATGTGCGGATAGAGGGCGTAGGACTGGAAGACCATCGCGATGTTGCGTTCGCGCGGCGTCAGCGGATTGACGACCTTGCCGCCGATCAGCACCTCGCCGTCGGTGATCTCCTCCAATCCGGCGATCATGCGCAAGAGTGTGGACTTGCCGCAGCCGGAGGGACCGACGAGGGCGATGAACTCGCCCTCTCCGATCGAAAGCGACACTCCGTGGATCACCTCGAGCACACCGTAGCTCTTGCGGATGTCCCTGAGTTCGACCGATGCCATGATGCTTGCTCCTTGAAACGAGGGGCTCAGGATTTCACCGCGCCGGCCGTGAGGCCCGCGATGATGTGCTTCTGGGCGAGAAAGAAGACGATGACCGTCGGCAGAATGGTGAGCGTGATGAAGGCGAGCACGAGCTGCCAATCGGTGCCGAACTCGCCGCGGTAGACCATGATGCCGAGCGGCCACGGATATTTCTCCTCGGTGTTCAGCATGATCAGCGGCAGGATGTAGCTGTTCCAGCTATGCACGAAGGTGATGATGCCGACCGTCGAGACGATCGGGCGCGAAAGCGGCATGGAGATGTGCCAGAAGAAGCGGATGTAGCCGCAGCCGTCGACGAAAGCAGCCTGGAAGAGTTCTTCCGGCAGGTTCCGGAAATAGTTGCGGAAGAGCAGGATGCTCATGCCGAGGCCGAAGGCGACCTGAGGCAGGATGACGCCCCAATAGGTGTCGAGCAGGCCGAGATCGCGGATGCGGATGAAAAGCGGCAGGATCGCGGTTGCCGCAGGGAACATGAGCCCGATCAGGAAATAGTTCAGCAACTGGTTCGCGCCGAAGAATTTCACATGGGCGAAGGTGAAGGCGGCCATCGCCGAGACGATGACCGTCAGCACCACCGTCACCGTCGCAATGAACAGCGAGTTGAGCATCTGCCGCCAGTAGCGGTCGCCGAAGAGGATATCGAGATAGTTCGACCACAGCCATTCGGACGGCAGCCCGAAAGGGTTGACGCGCAGGTCGCCGAGCGACTTGAAGCCGCCGAGCGCGGTCGTCACCAAGGGTAAGAGAACGAGCATCGCCACCAGCGACAGCGACACGTAGAGATAGAGGCGGGTGCCCGTGGTCATGCGAACGGAGGAGGTCGTGTCAATCATGGCGCATGAAGATCCGTTTGTAGCCGAAGGCGAGCGTGACGCAGATGACGAAGAGGACGACGCCGACCGCGCTTCCGAGCCCCACCTGCATGCGGGTGACGCCGTAGGTGTAAAGGAAGGTCACCATGGTCTGCGTCGAGTTCGACGGCCCGCCGCCGGTGAGCGGCATGACGAGGTCGAAGAGCTGCAGCGAGCCGATAACGGCGAAGAAGATCGACAGCCTGACGGTCGAGCCGAGGAGCGGCAGCGTCACATAGCGGAATTTCTGCCATCCGGTCGCGCCGTCGATCTCGGCGGCCTCGAGCACGCTCCGGTCCACCGCCTGCAGGCCGGCAATGAACAGCATCATGTGGAAGCCGAAATATTTCCAGATGATGACCGCGAGCACCGCATATATGGCAAGGCCGCGATCGGCGAGCACATAGGGCGTTGCAACGCCGAAGAAGCCGGCGACCGCGGCGACGAGTCCGTAGTCGCCGTCATAGACGAAACGCCAGATGAGACCTGCCGCAACGTCCGCCAGAACATAGGGCAGAAAGAAGATCAGCCGGAAGGCGACGACGCCGGCGATCCGGTGCGCGAGCATCATCGCAAGCCACAGCGCGAGCGGAATCTGCAGAAGCACCGAGACGAGAATGATGGTGCCGTTGTTGATCAGCGCCTGCGAAAAGGCGGCGTTGTTGAACAGCACCTCGAAATTGCGCAAACCCACGAATTGTTGCGGCGTGCCATAGCCGTTCCAGCGATAGAGGCTGTACCAGGCCGCCTCTCCCATCGGCAGGATGACGAAGACCGTGAAGAGCAGCAGGGCCGGCGGCAGGAAGAGGATGAGCACCGGCAGCCGCCCGCGGACGGTCGGGCTCTTGTAGCGCACTTTCTTGCCGCTCGCCGTGGCCGGCACCGCGGTCATCGTCGCAGTGATGTCGGTCATCATGTCCTCGCTGAGTTCGTCGCGGAGGGTCGAGATCCGGGGCGACGGATTTCCCGTCGCCCCTGCTCACGCGCTCATTCGAGTTCGCGTGCGTCCTGGATCATCCGGGCTCCCTCTTCGGCGGACATCTGACCGGAAACGATCTCCACGGCAGCGTCGTTCACGACGCGGCCGACCGACGGGCCGAGATCCTGATCGAAATAGTTCTGGTGCCAGGTGGAGGCTGCAAGCTGATCGGCTGCCGCTCGCAGCAGCGGATTGGTGACGCCGTCCTCGGCGCCGACCGCCACCGGCAGAAGCATGCCGATGCTTGCCATCAGCCGTTCGTTCTCGGCATTCGTCAGATAACGCACGAAATCGAGCGCTTCGGGCGGAGCGTTCTTGGTCACCGCCCAGCCGTTGAGGCCGCCCAGCGTATCGGTCGCGGCACCCGCCCCTCCCTCGACGACCGGGAAGGGAAAGCGGCCGATGTTCTCGGGTGCAAGGCCCTTGCCGTCGCCGGAATTGGCGCGTTGGGTAGCCTCGGTATGCTCGAAGCTCAGGATCATCGCCGCCTTGCCGTCACCGAAGAGGCCAAGCGTCTGCGGCCAGGTCGCGCCAAGATAGCCGCCCTGGAACGGTTCGAGCTTGCCGAGCTCCGCGAGCTGTTCGCCGGCCTTGATGATCGCCGGGTGGAGGAAGCCCTCGCCCTCGTTGTTCTTGGCATCCTCGAAGACCTGCTGGCCGCCATTGCGCATGACGAGATAGCTCCAGTAGAAGTGCAGCGGCCACTTGTCGCCGCCGCCGCCGGCGACCGGCGCGATTCCGGCGTCCTTCAGCGTCTTCACCGCCCTGAGGAAATCGTCCCAGGTCTTGATGTCCTCGGCCTTGACGCCGGCCTTCTGAAAGAGCGCCCTGTTGTAGAAGAAGCTGATCGTTCCCATTTTGAAGGGAACCGCATAAATTCGGTCGTTGAAGGTGAGACCCTTGACCGCGGCGGGATTGTAGCTCTTCTCCCAAGCTCCGCCGTCGGCACGCATCGCGTCCGTCAGGTCCATCAGCGCGCCGGTCTCCGATTGCTGCTTCAGCACGCCGCCGCCCCAGCTATAGAAGAAATGCGGAGCGTCATCGGATTGCAGAAGGGTCGGCAGTTTCGCCTTGAAAGCCTCGTTTTCCAGGAATTGGAGCTGGATATCGACGCCTGGATGTTCAGATTCATACTTTGCGGCGATCTGCTCCCACATCTTCAAATGGGCAGGAACCGTCTCGAGATGGAGCCATTTGACCACCGTGTCGGCGGATGCCTGGCTCGTGCCCAAGAGAAGCGTCATGCCGGCTGCGGCGGCAAGCGCGGACAGTCTGGCGGCGCGAAGGGGCGCCAACCCGCGTTCAAACATCATCATCTATCTCCTCCCAGGGGCAAAACGTCCTCACCAATTTTTCCCCAACGCGGATTAATTCAGATGAGATACCAACAAATGTCAACAGCCGTCGCAATTTTTCCGGCGTTCCGCTTGACAGAGGGCGCGAATTGCCCGTTATTTAATTCGTATTCCGGCAAAATAATCAGATCCAGTCGGCCATAAACACGCGAGCATCCTCCCCACCATGAAGACCGCCGATCCCGAATTGATGCGCGCGATAAACCGCTTCAATGTGCTGGATACGATCCGCCGGCACGGCCCCATCTCCCGCGTCGAGATCAGCGAACGCTCAGAACTGTCGACCACGACGGTCTCGGCGATCACGGCGTCGCTGCTTGATGACGGCCTCATTCTGACGCGGCACGAGGGCGACATCCGCAACGCCGCCGCGAGGGGAAGGCCGCGCGTCATGCTGGAGCTCAATCCTGACGCCGCCCGCGTTGTCGGAGCCAAGATCGCCGCCAATCGGATGGTCTTCGTCGTCACCAACTTCCGCGGCGAGGTTCTCTCCGAGCTCACCTTGCCTATTCGGGTCGACCGCCAGCCCATCGCCGTCATCGCCGACCTGGTCGAGGACGGCGTGCGCCGTTGCGTGGTCGACGCCGACCTGTCGCTCGACGACATCGATTCGATCTGCATTGGCCTTCCGGGCGTGGTCGAGCACCGCACCGGCCATGTCCGCTCAAGCCCGATCTTCCGGGAAACCGACGTCGACTTCGCGAGCGAAATGACGAGCCGGCTCAACGTCGCGACGATTGTCGAGAGCGACGCGCACGCCATCACGCTTGCCCATCACTGGTTCGGCCGCGCCCGCGATCTCGACGACATGGTGCTCGTGTCGCTGGAGCAGACGCTGGGTCTCGGCGTGCTGCATGGCGGCCAGCTTTTCCGCGGCGCCGGCGGCTTGAGCCACAATCTCGGCGACCTCGTGCTTGGTGTCGGCCAACAGCAAACCATCCGGCTCTCGACGCTTGCCGGCGAAAGCGCGATTCTGGGCGAACATCCGATGGACGGGCGGTTCGCCGAGGCGGTGCGCCTTGGCCGCGGCATGGCGCATGCGCAGACGCTGATCGCGGCGGAGGACAATGCCCTAATCGCCGCCGCGGCGCGCGCCGGCGAGGCGATCGGCCTTGCGATCGCCAACATCGTCACGCTGTTCGGGCCGCCTCGCGTCGTCATCGTCGGTTCCAGCCTGTCGCTCGGCGCCGTCTTCGTGGACAGCCTGCGCCACGCCTATCAAAGCGCGATTCCGTCCTCGATCCGCACCGTCGCGGAACTCGTCTTCGACGAGTCGGCCGACGAGACCTGGGCGCAAGGAGCGGCCGTCGTGGCGCTTTGCGAACTCTACGAGTCCCCCTGGGGGACGACCGGTCCGGCGCCGGCGCTCTGAAGCGCTGCGCCGACCTTCTGCAATTTCCATTCGGGAGGAGACTGATGGAAAAACTCGGTATCGGCATCATCGGCTGCGGCAACATCTCGTCGGCCTATCTGAAGGCGATGGCGTCCTTCCCGATCCTCGACATCCGCGGCATTGCCGATCTGAACCGCGGCCTCGCCGAACAACGCGCCGCGGAGTTCAACGTCGAGGCCCGGGACGTCGCGGATCTCCTCGCCGATCCTTCGATCGAACTCATCGTCAACCTGACCGTGCCGAAGGCGCACGTCACTGTTGCCATGCAGGCGCTCGATGCCGGCAAGCACACCTATTCCGAAAAGCCGCTCGCCACCGGTTTTGCGGACGGGCGAAAGCTCGTTGCGCTGGCCCGGGAGAAGGGCCTGCGCATCGGCGCCGCCCCCGACACCTTCCTCGGCGGCTCGCATCAGACGGCGCGGGCGATCGTCGATTCGGGCGTGCTCGGCACGCCCATCGGCGGCACCGCCACCTTCATGTGCCCGGGCCACGAGCGCTGGCATCCCAATCCGGACTTCTATTACGACGTCGGCGGCGGGCCGATGCTCGACATGGGCCCTTACTACGTCACCGATCTCGTCAACCTCCTCGGCCCCGTCGCCAAGGTCGCCGGCTTTGCCACGGCCGCACGGAAGGAGCGAACCATCACCAGCGAAGCGCGCAACGGCGAGCGCATTCCCGTTCGCGTGCCGACCCATGTCGCCGGCGTGATGGCCTTTGAGAACGGGGCCGTGGTGCAGATCGGCATGAGTTTCGACGTGGCCGGCCACAAGCATGTGCCTCTCGAGCTCTACGGAACGGAAGGCACGCTGATCGTGCCTGATCCGAACCACTTCGGCGGCCAGATCGAGCTTTTGAAGAAAGGCGGCACCTTTGAGCCGGCCGTCACCACCGAGCCCTATGCCGACGGCAACTACCGCTCGCTCGGCGTCGCCGACATGGCGCATGCCATTCGCTCGGGCCGGCCGCACCGGGCGAACGGAGATCTCGCGCTCCACGTGCTCGAGGTCATGGAGGCTTTCGACAAGGCGGCGCAAACCGGCGCCACCGTCAGCATCACCACGAAGACCGAGCGTCCGGCGCCGCTGTCGGAATCGCTGATCGACGGCCGCGTCGGCCGCTAATTCAGTACTTGAGGAGGAGTTCGACATGCGCGAGGCACTGATCGTCTGGGGCGGATGGAGCGGGCACGAGCCGCAGGAATGCGCCCATATCATCCGCGATATGCTGGAGGAGGACGGCTTCAAGGTCTATCTGGAGCACACGACCGAAGCCTTCGCAGATCCCGCAATCCACGACCTTTCGCTGGTCGTGCCGATCATGACCATGTCGAAGATCGAGAAGGAGGAGGTGAAGAACCTGGCCGCCGCCGTCGAGGGTGGCGTCGGCATCGCCGGCTATCATGGCGGCGCGGGCGACGCGTTCCGCGAGAGCGTCGAATATCAGTTCATCATCGGTGGACAATGGGTGGCCCATCCCGGCAACATCATCGATTATCGCGTGAATATCACGCGGCCCGACGACCCGTTGATGGAAGGCATCTCCGATTTCCCATACACCTCGGAGCAATATTACATGCATGTCGATCCCTCGAACGAGGTGCTGGCGACGACGACCTTTTCCGGGGAGCATGCCTGGTGGATCGAAGGCGTGGTGATGCCCGTCGTCTGGAAGCGCAAATACGGCAAGGGCCGGGTCTTCTACTCCTCGCTCGGCCACGTGTCGAAGGAATTCGAGGTGCCGGAGATGCGCACGATCTTCCGCCGCGGCGCCAATTGGGCGGCGCGTTGAACATCATTTCCGGTCGGATCGACTTGGGCGATCAGTGACTGACCCCGGCGTAGGCGCGATCGCCCCAGAGCGTCTCGACCGTCCGGTTTCTGCCGCAGCCGTTGCGGTAGTACCAGTAGCGGATCGGGTTTCTGGCTGCGAAATCCTGATGATAGTCTTCCGCCGGCCAGAATTTGGCCGGCCCCTCGACAGGCGTGACGATGGGCTTGCCGAGCTCCGCTTCGGCCTTGATCTTTTCCGCCTTCGCGTCCATGGCCTGACCGTCGGTCAGCGCATAGATCGCCGTCGTATAGGCGAAGCCGCGATCGCAGAACTGGCCGCCGGCATCGGTCGGGTCGGTCGTGTGGAAGAGAACGCCGACGAGCTCGGCATAGGAGACTCTGTCGGGATCGAACTTGATCCGCACCACTTCGCGGTGTCCGCCCTTCGCATAATCCTCATAGGTGGGATTCTCATTCCGGCCGCCCGCATAGCCGGAGATCGTTTCGAGGACCCCGGGCACGTCATCGAAGTCGCTTTCGACGCACCAGAAGCAGCCGCCGGCGAAGATCGCGTATTGCGGCTCGGCCGCCCGCACCGGCAGCAGCAGAAAGCAACTGGCGAGAACTCCGAGCAGCAGGCGAAGCATCGGCAACCTCCATCCTCGGACTATTACCTATGCGCCTCGCCACAGCTTTCAAATCACTTACCGACACGTCGGTGTGACAACCGTGAAAACGAACGGCGGGCCGCAGCCCGCCGTCAGACAATTTGCGAAAAGTGCAGCCGTCAGAACCGCCGCTCGACCAGCATCTTCTTGATTTCGCCGATCGCCTTGGCGGGGTTCAGGCCCTTCGGACAGGCCTGGGCGCAGTTCATGATCGTGTGGCAACGATAGAGCCGGAACGGATCCTCGAGATTGTCGAGCCGCTCGCCGGTCGCCTCGTCTCTGGAGTCGATCAGCCAGCGATAGGCCTGCAGCAGGACGGCCGGACCGAGATAACGGTCGCCGTTCCACCAGTAGCTCGGACAGGAAGTCGAGCAGCAAGCGCAGAGGATGCACTCGTAGAGCCCGTCGAGCTTCTGGCGATCCTCGTGGCTCTGGCGCCATTCCTTGGCCGGCGTCGGAGAAACCGTCTTCAGCCAAGGCTCGATCGAACGGTGCTGGGCGTAGAAATTGGTGAGATCCGGCACCAGATCCTTGACCACCGGCATATGCGGCAGCGGATAGATCTTCACCGAGCCCTTGATCTCGTCCATGCCCTTGGTGCAGGCGAGCGTATTGGTGCCGTCGATGTTCATCGCGCAGGAGCCGCAGATGCCCTCGCGGCAGGAGCGGCGCAGCGTCAGCGTCGGATCGATGTTGTTCTTGATGTAGAGCAGACCGTCGAGAACCATCGGCCCGCAATCGTCGATATCGATGTAGTAAGTGTCGATCCGCGGGTTCTTGCCGTCATCCGGATTCCAGCGGTAGACGCGGTATTCGCGCAAATTGGTCGCGCCCGCCGGCTTCGGCCAGACCTTGCCTTCGTTGATCTGCGAGTTCTTGGGAAGTGCGAGTTCAACCATGTGCCTTAATCCTCGAGATCAGTAGACGCGCGCCTTCGGCTCGATCTTTTTCGGATCGATGCCGTCTGCGATGAGCTCGGTGTGGACCGGACGATAGTCGAGCCGTACCTCGCCCGCCTCGTTGACCCAGGCGAGCGTGTGCTTGCGCCAGTTCAAGTCGTCGCGGCCGCCGAGCGGGCCGTCCTTGTAGTCCTCGCGCGCGTGCGCGCCGCGGCTCTCCTTGCGCGCTTCGGCGCCGTAAACCGTGGTGATGGCGTTCGCCATCAGGTTTTCGAGTTCCAGCGTCTCGACGAGGTCGGAGTTCCAGATCATCGAGCGGTCGGTGACCTTGACGTCCGGCAGTTCCTTCCAGATCGCGGTGAGGCGCCGGCAGCCGGATTCGAGCGATCCCTGCGTGCGGAACACGGCCGCGTCTTCCTGCATGGCGCGCTGCATCTTGTCGCGCAACACCGCCGTCGGCGTGCCGCCATTGGCGAACCGCAGCCGGTCGAAGCGCTCCATGATCCGGTCGCATGCCGCCGTGTTGACCTCCGGCACCGACTCGTTGCGGTCGATGATCTGGCCGGCGCGGATCGCCGCGGCGCGGCCGAAGACGACGAGGTCGATCAGCGAGTTGGAGCCGAGGCGGTTGGCGCCGTGCACCGAGGCGCAACCCGCTTCGCCGACGGCCATCAGGCCGGGCGCGATGCGCTCGGGGTTCTGAGCATCCGCATTGAGCACCTCGCCCCAATAGTTGGTCGGCACGCCGCCCATATTGTAATGGACGGTCGGCAGCACCGGGATCGGCTCGCGGGTGACGTCGACGCCGGCAAAGATCTTCGCCGATTCCGAGATGCCCGGCAGGCGCTCGTGCAGCACCTTGGGATCGAGATGGTCAAGGTGCAGGAAGATATGATCCTTGTTCTTGCCGACGCCGCGGCCCTCGCGGATCTCCATCGTCATGCAGCGCGAGACGACGTCGCGGGAAGCCAGATCCTTGGCCGAAGGCGCATAGCGCTCCATGAAGCGCTCGCCTTCCGAATTGACGAGATAGCCACCCTCGCCGCGCGCTCCCTCGGTGATGAGACAGCCGGCGCCATAGATGCCGGTCGGGTGGAACTGCACGAATTCCATGTCCTGCAGCGGCAGGCCGGCGCGTGCGATCATGCCGCCGCCGTCGCCGGTGCAGGTATGCGCCGAAGTCGCCGAGAAATAGGCGCGTCCGTAGCCGCCGGTCGCGAGCACCACCATCTTGGCGGCAAAGCGGTGGATCGTGCCGTCGTCGAGGTTCCAGGCGACGACGCCGGTGCAGCGGCCGTCGTCCGACATGATCAGGTCGAGGGCGAAATATTCGATGAAGAACTCGGCGTTGTTGCGGAGCGACTGGCCGTAGAGCGTGTGCAGGATCGCGTGGCCGGTGCGGTCGGCGGCCGCGCAGGTGCGTTGCACCGGCGGGCCTTCGCCGTAGTTCTGCATGTGGCCGCCGAACGGCCGTTGGTAGATCTTGCCTTCCTCGTTGCGCGAGAAGGGCACGCCATAATGCTCGAGCTCGTAGACCGCTTTCGGCGCTTCCATGGCGAGGTATTGCATGGCGTCGACGTCGCCGAGCCAGTCGGAACCCTTGACCGTGTCGTAGAGGTGCCACTGCCAGCAGTCGGGCGTCATGTTCTGCAGCGAG includes:
- a CDS encoding protease inhibitor Inh/omp19 family protein, with protein sequence MRVLHAAAGLAIVLALTGCQRTSFGGFGSRDVSPGPAPLQAQPVPSVSSGQLPAPTAGASQFPAAPTAGTATPGAPAGTEVAAATNALDVTKESMVGNWRVSSAGSSCDMFLTLTNLGSGSRGGTRGCAGELTTMGSWEVTGKQVVLKDRSGNPIARLYKTADARFDGSTNGGQPVSLSR
- a CDS encoding ABC transporter ATP-binding protein, yielding MASVELRDIRKSYGVLEVIHGVSLSIGEGEFIALVGPSGCGKSTLLRMIAGLEEITDGEVLIGGKVVNPLTPRERNIAMVFQSYALYPHMTVAENMGFNLKLSGLPRPEIDKRVGEAARMLALTELLDRKPSQLSGGQRQRVAMGRAIVRDPAVFLFDEPLSNLDAKLRVQMRTEIKALHQKVATTSIYVTHDQIEAMTLADRIVVLNGGRIEQVGTPLELYRTPANLFVAGFIGSPAMNVLDGTVEAADGEPAVRLRDGSAIRIAPERKVRLGQAVRIGLRPEHFVAGDKGNAIVGRTLLVEPTGAQTHVLFEFAGEQITAVVDGDHPARHGTLFKAAMDRSQVYVFDRQSGAAL
- a CDS encoding Gfo/Idh/MocA family protein codes for the protein MEKLGIGIIGCGNISSAYLKAMASFPILDIRGIADLNRGLAEQRAAEFNVEARDVADLLADPSIELIVNLTVPKAHVTVAMQALDAGKHTYSEKPLATGFADGRKLVALAREKGLRIGAAPDTFLGGSHQTARAIVDSGVLGTPIGGTATFMCPGHERWHPNPDFYYDVGGGPMLDMGPYYVTDLVNLLGPVAKVAGFATAARKERTITSEARNGERIPVRVPTHVAGVMAFENGAVVQIGMSFDVAGHKHVPLELYGTEGTLIVPDPNHFGGQIELLKKGGTFEPAVTTEPYADGNYRSLGVADMAHAIRSGRPHRANGDLALHVLEVMEAFDKAAQTGATVSITTKTERPAPLSESLIDGRVGR
- a CDS encoding carbohydrate ABC transporter permease yields the protein MTDITATMTAVPATASGKKVRYKSPTVRGRLPVLILFLPPALLLFTVFVILPMGEAAWYSLYRWNGYGTPQQFVGLRNFEVLFNNAAFSQALINNGTIILVSVLLQIPLALWLAMMLAHRIAGVVAFRLIFFLPYVLADVAAGLIWRFVYDGDYGLVAAVAGFFGVATPYVLADRGLAIYAVLAVIIWKYFGFHMMLFIAGLQAVDRSVLEAAEIDGATGWQKFRYVTLPLLGSTVRLSIFFAVIGSLQLFDLVMPLTGGGPSNSTQTMVTFLYTYGVTRMQVGLGSAVGVVLFVICVTLAFGYKRIFMRHD
- a CDS encoding carbohydrate ABC transporter permease, producing MIDTTSSVRMTTGTRLYLYVSLSLVAMLVLLPLVTTALGGFKSLGDLRVNPFGLPSEWLWSNYLDILFGDRYWRQMLNSLFIATVTVVLTVIVSAMAAFTFAHVKFFGANQLLNYFLIGLMFPAATAILPLFIRIRDLGLLDTYWGVILPQVAFGLGMSILLFRNYFRNLPEELFQAAFVDGCGYIRFFWHISMPLSRPIVSTVGIITFVHSWNSYILPLIMLNTEEKYPWPLGIMVYRGEFGTDWQLVLAFITLTILPTVIVFFLAQKHIIAGLTAGAVKS
- a CDS encoding ABC transporter substrate-binding protein; this encodes MMFERGLAPLRAARLSALAAAAGMTLLLGTSQASADTVVKWLHLETVPAHLKMWEQIAAKYESEHPGVDIQLQFLENEAFKAKLPTLLQSDDAPHFFYSWGGGVLKQQSETGALMDLTDAMRADGGAWEKSYNPAAVKGLTFNDRIYAVPFKMGTISFFYNRALFQKAGVKAEDIKTWDDFLRAVKTLKDAGIAPVAGGGGDKWPLHFYWSYLVMRNGGQQVFEDAKNNEGEGFLHPAIIKAGEQLAELGKLEPFQGGYLGATWPQTLGLFGDGKAAMILSFEHTEATQRANSGDGKGLAPENIGRFPFPVVEGGAGAATDTLGGLNGWAVTKNAPPEALDFVRYLTNAENERLMASIGMLLPVAVGAEDGVTNPLLRAAADQLAASTWHQNYFDQDLGPSVGRVVNDAAVEIVSGQMSAEEGARMIQDARELE
- a CDS encoding ROK family transcriptional regulator; amino-acid sequence: MKTADPELMRAINRFNVLDTIRRHGPISRVEISERSELSTTTVSAITASLLDDGLILTRHEGDIRNAAARGRPRVMLELNPDAARVVGAKIAANRMVFVVTNFRGEVLSELTLPIRVDRQPIAVIADLVEDGVRRCVVDADLSLDDIDSICIGLPGVVEHRTGHVRSSPIFRETDVDFASEMTSRLNVATIVESDAHAITLAHHWFGRARDLDDMVLVSLEQTLGLGVLHGGQLFRGAGGLSHNLGDLVLGVGQQQTIRLSTLAGESAILGEHPMDGRFAEAVRLGRGMAHAQTLIAAEDNALIAAAARAGEAIGLAIANIVTLFGPPRVVIVGSSLSLGAVFVDSLRHAYQSAIPSSIRTVAELVFDESADETWAQGAAVVALCELYESPWGTTGPAPAL
- the zapE gene encoding cell division protein ZapE is translated as MLNPDDSIHHKLEALVTAGERQRDPAQFAIARRLDNLTAELLASRPSRKANALGWLFAARKKDHAPVKGLYIHGGVGRGKTMLMDMFFDAVPIQRKRRAHFHEFMADVHERIYKHRQKLKNGETKQADPIPPVASELFGEARLLCFDEFTVTDIADAMILARLFGELFAKGCVLVATSNVEPDNLYRDGLNRGLFLPFIDLLKANAEIISLDTDTDYRLQKTDGTPVWLSPLGPETEAAMDRAWYQETGGAPVASAEIGRKGRMIRIPAAAGRSARFTFADLCAAPLGAADYLALLTHYSTIFIDHVPHLGPHLRNETKRFIILVDALYDQGARLFASAVAEPQHLLTAKKGTEGFEFDRTVSRLIEMQSEEYIAAHPVDSGVQ